The following proteins come from a genomic window of Bactrocera dorsalis isolate Fly_Bdor chromosome 6, ASM2337382v1, whole genome shotgun sequence:
- the LOC125779689 gene encoding uncharacterized protein LOC125779689, whose protein sequence is MWDSEVQTKSFEDKDETEVIEYILEDKLRVEEITFEEQGTFNDVNDKMSPLEIEENAKDEIKYLAERDVEVDNGSVSNDGPEGEEENAGESNEESINVTIGEDEQILLHDKAPDKKEKCTDAEGDTTGKNSAQKSTKAVAALDDTRTSKGGSSSSKCSKSDDDKSKRKDEKSGDKKDKDISEQKSSSNKSSQKDDKEKSSVNISTKSSSTPDNTFT, encoded by the coding sequence ATGTGGGACAGTGAAGTCCAGACGAAATCGTTTGAAGATAAGGACGAAACTGAAgtaattgaatacattttagaAGACAAGCTGCGCGTAGAGGAAATTACTTTTGAGGAGCAAGGCACATTTAACGATGTGAACGATAAAATGTCTCCTTTGGAAATTGAGGAGAATgcaaaagatgaaataaaatatcttgcAGAAAGAGATGTTGAAGTTGATAACGGAAGTGTTTCAAACGATGGTCCAGAGGGGGAAGAGGAAAATGCAGGCGAATCGAATGAGGAATCGATAAATGTAACTATTGGTGAAGACGAACAAATACTTTTGCATGATAAGGCACctgataaaaaggaaaaatgcacCGATGCAGAAGGTGATACTACCGGCAAGAATTCAGCGCAAAAGAGTACAAAAGCGGTTGCAGCTTTGGATGACACAAGAACATCCAAGGGTGGATCCAGCAGCAGTAAATGCAGCAAGTCTGATGACgataaatcaaaaagaaaagatGAGAAGTCCGGCGACAAAAAGGATAAAGACATTAGTGAacaaaaatcatcttcaaacaAGTCTTCGCAGAAGGATGACAAAGAAAAGTCTTCAGTGAATATCTCTACAAAATCGTCGTCCACACCAGACAACACCTTCACGTAA